CGTGCACGACGCAGGCCAGAGGCTCGAGAAACGCGGCTTCGATATAGGACAGGGTCGCGGGCTTGGGAAACAGGTGCCGGCGCACGATGCGCGCCGGGAGACGCGCCGCCTCCCCATAGGTCCCGACGGCGATTTCGTCAAACAACGTGACGCATAAGTTCTCACGGCCACGGCGGCACGGCCCGCATTGCCCGCACGGCGCCGTCGGCATGAAGACCACCGGCTGGCCCACAGAAAATCCTTGGACGTCATCCCCGACGGCCGCGATATCCCCGGCGGCCTCGTGGCCGAACGGCCCGAACGGCACCCGGGGATGGCCCCGCCGGTATGTCTTGAGGTCGGTGCCGCAGGTGAGCGCGGCGCGGACCCGGACGACGACCTCGTTGCGCCCGGGCGCGGGAACGGGAACCTCAGCCAGGTCGAGCGTGCGGGGCGCGTGAAGAATCGCCTGCCGCATGGTGCGAAGGCTCCCCGACCGACTCCGGTCCTCCATCTCCCGTCTCCGTTGGATCTTCTGGTCTACCCAACACTGACACGGGGTGGGAAGGGTGTCAAGAAACGCGGAGCCGCTTCCCCATCAGCGCGCGCTCGGTTGCCCGGCAACGCCCGCGAGGTGCTGGATGTACCGCCTGGCGGACCGCTGGACCGCTTCGCCTGCATCCGTCACGATCTGCCGTCGGTCGAAGGCGCCGTAGATTCGATCAAACCGATAACGACGAATCACCGCGGCGATGCGCTCGACCTCGGCGCCCGAGAGCGGGATGAGATTGGGATAGCTGTACATGAAGCTCACCGACCGGCGATCCTGGACGACCTGAATGACATCCCCGGAGAGGAGCACGCCTCTGCGTTCTCCCCCCTCGGGCCAGTAGAGCACCGTGCCTCCGTCGAAATGCCCTCCGAGGTTGACGAGTTCAAGGCCCGGAAGTGGGGATCTCGTTTCCCCGGACCACAACACGATATGCGGCGAGGGGTGAACGACCCACGCCCTGTCGCCGGCATGAAGGTACACGGGGACTCCACCGAACGCTTCACTCCACTCGACCATCGACGAGTAGTAATGTGGATGCGAAATGGCGATGGCGGCGATCCCGCCGAGCCCGTGTACCGCCTCGATCGTCTGTTGG
The bacterium genome window above contains:
- a CDS encoding MBL fold metallo-hydrolase yields the protein MARFICVTCGVQYPESAQPPEACPICEDERQFVGWDGQRWTTLGAMQSDGYRNRVAEEERGLTSILTRPHFAIGQRALVVRTPHGNLLWDCVTYLDQQTIEAVHGLGGIAAIAISHPHYYSSMVEWSEAFGGVPVYLHAGDRAWVVHPSPHIVLWSGETRSPLPGLELVNLGGHFDGGTVLYWPEGGERRGVLLSGDVIQVVQDRRSVSFMYSYPNLIPLSGAEVERIAAVIRRYRFDRIYGAFDRRQIVTDAGEAVQRSARRYIQHLAGVAGQPSAR